A stretch of the Vigna radiata var. radiata cultivar VC1973A chromosome 7, Vradiata_ver6, whole genome shotgun sequence genome encodes the following:
- the LOC106768042 gene encoding cell number regulator 2-like, protein MYPAVDEHDEAYEVHHSHPSYIVPVVVPPTYGRPHIPSYAPPYISNSVRGPVIRTPRWSTGLCRCLDDPGNCLVTCFCPCVTFGFIAEIIDKGNRTCTCNGAIYATLLSLSGLACLYSCYYRSKMRAQYDLPEAPCMDCLVHFCCETCALCQEYRELKNRGFDLSIGWEANRERQGQGAILSPVISQSMTR, encoded by the exons ATGTATCCTGCAGTGGATGAACATGATGAGGCATATGAAGTTCATCATAGCCATCCAAGCTATATTGTTCCAGTGGTGGTTCCTCCAACTTATGGCCGTCCCCATATACCATCTTATGCACCTCCATACATCAGCAACAGTGTTAGGGGTCCTGTGATCAGGACACCGCGATGGTCAACTGGTCTTTGTCGTTGTCTTGATGATCCTGGAAACT GTTTGGTTACTTGCTTCTGCCCTTGTGTTACATTCGGATTTATAGCAGAAATAATAGATAAAGGCAATAGAA CTTGCACTTGTAATGGGGCTATTTATGCGACACTGCTATCTCTGAGCGGGCTTGCATGCTTGTACTCATGCTATTATAGGTCAAAAATGAGGGCACAATATGACTTGCCTGAGGCTCCATGTATGGATTGCTTAGTTCATTTCTGTTGTGAAACCTGTGCTCTATGTCAGGAGTATAGAGAACTTAAAAACCGTGGATTTGATTTGAGCATAG GTTGGGAAGCCAACAGGGAAAGGCAAGGACAAGGAGCTATACTATCACCTGTAATATCACAGTCTATGACAAGATGA